A genomic stretch from Lathyrus oleraceus cultivar Zhongwan6 chromosome 2, CAAS_Psat_ZW6_1.0, whole genome shotgun sequence includes:
- the LOC127119472 gene encoding citrate-binding protein: MRISNIFMILSLFILLVSIENIVRVYGEDPTYGFTSVPLTDANFEVQKPYNIPVEQRYSFIDGVHRFWVYAHDKPYSPSSPTQPRTEIRIKGLDYHSGVWQFEGYGYVPKGTSGATIAQIHGAAHGATTLLLRIYSGDMRYYATDLVAKNLYDKWFRLNIIHDVDGGIVTVFIDGENKFQTKDQGPGDLYFKCGVYAAPAHISNYMESRWRDIKIYKKS; the protein is encoded by the exons ATGAgaatctctaacatttttatgATTCTATCTTTGTTCATTCTTCTGGTGTCTATTGAAAACATTGTGCGAGTATACGGTGAAGATCCTACTTATGGTTTCACCTCTGTCCCATTGACTGATGCAAATTTTGAGGTGCAGAAGCCATACAACATACCAGTTGAACAAAGGTATAGCTTCATTGATGGAGTTCATAGATTTTGGGTTTATGCTCACGACAAGCCTTATTCTCCTAGTAGCCCAACTCAGCCACGCACAGAGATTCGCATAAAG GGGCTTGACTACCACTCTGGTGTTTGGCAATTTGAAGGTTATGGCTATGTGCCAAAGGGAACATCAGGTGCTACAATAGCACAGATTCATGGTGCAGCACATGGTGCAACCACACTGTTACTAAGAATATACAGTGGAGATATGAGGTATTATGCTACAGACTTAGTGGCTAAGAATCTTTATGATAAATGGTTCAGACTTAATATTATACATGATGTGGATGGAGGAATAGTGACAGTGTTCATTGATGGAGAGAACAAGTTTCAAACAAAGGATCAAGGGCCAGGTGATTTGTACTTCAAGTGTGGGGTTTATGCTGCACCTGCTCATATTAGTAACTACATGGAATCAAGGTGGAGAGATATCAAAATATATAAGAAATCGTAA